The genomic interval GCTGAAATGGGTTATTTACAGGTTCAAAGGGCTTTTATTTAAGTTTCTATTATTATTTATATTTTGTTCCTTTATAGGAATCAACCAATTACAGACCATATTTATTGATCATAATGAATCGTTTTTTTTGCAATATTATCCTGTTTTTTTTAAAAAAAATCATGTTGCTTACTTTTATAATTGTTCTATTAATGAGTAGCAGCTATGCTCAGGGCAAACATAAAAATGCTACAACATTTGCAGAACTCGAAAAAGGATTTATTGCTGTTCCAGATAGTATCCAAACAAGTGTTTATTGGTATTGGTTGTCTGATAATATTTCTAAAGACGGGGTAATTAAAGATCTCGAAGCCATGAAAAAAGTAGGGATTAATCGTGCGTTTATTGGAAATATTGGTATAAGTGATATCCCTTATGGAAAAGTGAAATTATTTTCTTCTGAATGGTGGAATATAATTCATACTGCATTAAAAACAGCTACCAGACTAGGTATAGAAATTGGAATTTTTAATAGTCCGGGCTGGAGCCAGTCTGGCGGACCATGGGTTAAACCTAAACAAGGAATGCGTTATCTGACGTCTTCTGAAATTTCGGTGAATGGGCCTATGTTATTGAATAGAAAATTAATTAAACCAGATCCTGACTTTCAGGATGTAAAAGTAATTGCTTATCCCGCACCTAAAGACTTTGATTCGGACCTGCGTAATCATAAAGTGAAATTAATTGGAACACCTGAAGTAGATAATCTAAAAAATCTGGTTGACAAGAATGAAGTATCGGTAATCAATTTACCTGTAAATAAAGCCTTTACTTTAGATTTTATATTGGAAAATGCATTTACTGCACGTAGCTTGCTAATCTATCCAGCAAATGCGCCAGCATATTGTGAGGTAGATTTACAATGCAAAATTAATGGAGTTTACCAAACGATAAAGCATTTTACAATGGATCGTACAAATCCGGGATTGAATGTTGGTTTTAAACCATATGCGCCTGTCGCAATCTCCATTCCCAAAATAACGGCCAAAGAATTCAGACTGTTATTTAATGAAGTTTCTGATGGAAGTGGAATAGCGGAGATCAAATTTTCATCGGCTCCTATTGTAGAAGATTATATGGAAAAGACCCTGGCTAAGATGTGGCAGACTCCTTATCCTTATTGGAATGCTTATCAGTGGATGTTAAAACCCGCAATTGATGATAGGAGCCTTTTGATTGATCCTGATAAAATTATAGATATCTCTGGATTCATTTCTGCTGATGGTAACTTAAATTGGAATGTACCTCCTGGTAAATGGATTATTGAGCGTACAGGAATGTTACCAACAAAAATGCGTAATAGTCCGGCTTCAGCTGAAGGTACAGGTTTAGAAACTGATAAGATGAGCAAGATGCATATAGCAGCTCATTTTGATTCTTTTTTAGGAGAGATTATGCGGAGAATACCTGCAGAAGACCGAAAGACATGGAAGGTGGCTGTAGAAGATAGTTACGAAACAGGGAGCCAGAATTGGACCGATGATTTTATAGAGCCATTTAAAAAGGTTTATGGTTATGATCCGTTACATTATTTACCTGTATTACAGGGAAGGGTTGTAGGGAGCGTTGACCGTTCTGATCGTTTTCTATGGGATTTAAGACGCTTTGTAGCTGATCAGTTGGCTTATGAATATGTAGCTGGTTTAAGAGAAGTAAGTCATAAAAATGGATTAACTACCTGGTTGGAAAACTATGGACATTGGGGCTTTCCAGGTGAATTTTTACAATATGGCGGTCAATCTGATGAGGTCAGTGGTGAATTTTGGAGTGAAGGGAGTCTGGGTGCAATTGAGAATAGGGCTGCATCTTCTTGTGCCCATATTTATGGGAAAACAAAAGTATCTGCCGAGTCGCTTACTTGTTCGCGTGATTCTTATTCACGTTATCCGGCGCTAATGAAACAACGTCTGGACCGCTTTTTTACAGAAGGTATTAATAATACACTGCTGCATGTATATATTCAGCAACCAGATGAAAAAACGCCTGGCGTAAATGCCAGGTTTGGAAATGAGTTTAATCGTCATAATACTTGGTTCTATGATATGGACGACTTCCTGAAATATATAAAGAGATGTAATCTACTATTGCAACAGGGTAAGTATGTAGCAGATGTAGCCTATTTTATTAGTGAAGATGCACCTAAAATGACAGGCTCGCAGGATCCTGCATTACCAATAGGTTACTCTTTTGATTATATTAATGCTGAAGTTATTAAAACCCGCATGTCTGTAAAAGATGGAAGAATTGTGCTGCCTGATGGAATGAGTTATAAAGTTTTGGTTTTGCCGAAGTTGGAAACGATGAGACCAGAGCTTCTAATGAAAATTAAACAATTAGTTCTTGACGGCGCTGTAGTTTTAGGTCCGAAACCATCAAGATCTCCAAGTTTACAAAATTTTGGAAAGGCTGATGAAGAAGTTCAGCAGCTTGCTGCTCAGCTTTGGGGAAGTATAAATAACACCGATATCAAAGTGAACAGGCTGGGAAAGGGAATGGTAATTAATAGTATGAGTCTGGAAGAAGTATTCAAAATGGTCAATTTGGTACCTGATTTGAAAACTAATCCTACTGATTCTGTTATGTTTATTCATAGAGATTTGAAAGAAGGTTCTGTTTATTTTATATCCAACCAAAAAGATAAATCAATTAATATTAAACCAGAATTTCGGATACCCTTTGGAGTGCCAGAGCTATGGGATGCTACTAAAGGAACTATGCGGGAACTTTCAGGTTATGGTCATAACTCAGTTAGCACTACTGTACCATTAACCCTGGCACCATTTG from Pedobacter sp. WC2423 carries:
- a CDS encoding glycosyl hydrolase encodes the protein MSSSYAQGKHKNATTFAELEKGFIAVPDSIQTSVYWYWLSDNISKDGVIKDLEAMKKVGINRAFIGNIGISDIPYGKVKLFSSEWWNIIHTALKTATRLGIEIGIFNSPGWSQSGGPWVKPKQGMRYLTSSEISVNGPMLLNRKLIKPDPDFQDVKVIAYPAPKDFDSDLRNHKVKLIGTPEVDNLKNLVDKNEVSVINLPVNKAFTLDFILENAFTARSLLIYPANAPAYCEVDLQCKINGVYQTIKHFTMDRTNPGLNVGFKPYAPVAISIPKITAKEFRLLFNEVSDGSGIAEIKFSSAPIVEDYMEKTLAKMWQTPYPYWNAYQWMLKPAIDDRSLLIDPDKIIDISGFISADGNLNWNVPPGKWIIERTGMLPTKMRNSPASAEGTGLETDKMSKMHIAAHFDSFLGEIMRRIPAEDRKTWKVAVEDSYETGSQNWTDDFIEPFKKVYGYDPLHYLPVLQGRVVGSVDRSDRFLWDLRRFVADQLAYEYVAGLREVSHKNGLTTWLENYGHWGFPGEFLQYGGQSDEVSGEFWSEGSLGAIENRAASSCAHIYGKTKVSAESLTCSRDSYSRYPALMKQRLDRFFTEGINNTLLHVYIQQPDEKTPGVNARFGNEFNRHNTWFYDMDDFLKYIKRCNLLLQQGKYVADVAYFISEDAPKMTGSQDPALPIGYSFDYINAEVIKTRMSVKDGRIVLPDGMSYKVLVLPKLETMRPELLMKIKQLVLDGAVVLGPKPSRSPSLQNFGKADEEVQQLAAQLWGSINNTDIKVNRLGKGMVINSMSLEEVFKMVNLVPDLKTNPTDSVMFIHRDLKEGSVYFISNQKDKSINIKPEFRIPFGVPELWDATKGTMRELSGYGHNSVSTTVPLTLAPFESAFVMFKKDDITKDIKVVQPNSNYFLTKRIMKITGEWLVNFESKSIGPSNPVVFKELEDWSISKNDSIKYYSGAAYYHNTFKLTNLGKKERVILDLGAVSAIAKVKVNGIDVGGVWTSPYKVDISKALKSGNNELEIKVVNTWVNRLIGDSKLAVKERKTSVTYDKYTPQSKLKPSGLFGPVKLEIIKSAFSKTQI